A stretch of candidate division WOR-1 bacterium RIFOXYB2_FULL_36_35 DNA encodes these proteins:
- a CDS encoding ribosome small subunit-dependent GTPase A: MVKQNKSNYIIARVVAQYRGKYRINSGAKEFWAEVTGKTMYQAVSQLDYPVVGDLVNIVELEYGNAIIEAVLPRKNILQRKSAGKDSVQPIASNIDTAFIVQAVDRDFNLNRFERYLTIVAAAKISPVFVLSKSDLITSEELKEKITLMGDRFKDIPIITVSILAESGIDSIRKEILPNQIYCLLGSSGVGKSSIINKLLGKELLKTKEISAHTKKGKHATTHRELFVLDGGGMIIDNPGMREIGLADAKDGVSSVFSEIEQLSKGCRFIDCTHQHEPGCRVLAAVESGELSDEKYDSYIKLKKESDYYDMTSLEKRRKDKSFGKMVKTAMKQIKKLK, translated from the coding sequence ATAGTGAAACAAAATAAATCTAATTACATTATTGCCAGGGTGGTGGCTCAATACCGTGGAAAATATAGAATTAATTCTGGCGCTAAAGAATTTTGGGCTGAAGTGACCGGCAAAACAATGTATCAGGCGGTCTCCCAGCTTGATTACCCCGTAGTCGGCGATTTGGTAAATATTGTTGAGCTCGAATATGGTAATGCGATTATTGAGGCTGTTCTGCCAAGAAAAAATATTTTGCAAAGAAAATCGGCAGGTAAAGATTCTGTCCAGCCAATTGCTTCTAATATTGATACTGCCTTTATAGTACAGGCAGTCGACCGTGATTTTAATTTAAATCGTTTTGAACGCTATCTTACTATCGTAGCGGCTGCAAAGATAAGTCCGGTATTTGTCTTGAGCAAATCTGATCTTATTACATCCGAAGAACTTAAAGAAAAAATTACTTTGATGGGTGATCGCTTCAAAGATATTCCTATAATAACGGTCAGTATATTAGCTGAGAGTGGCATTGATAGTATTAGAAAAGAGATATTACCAAACCAGATATATTGTTTGCTTGGATCCTCGGGGGTTGGCAAGTCATCTATTATAAATAAATTGTTAGGTAAAGAACTATTAAAAACAAAAGAAATTAGTGCTCATACAAAAAAGGGTAAACACGCGACCACTCATCGGGAACTTTTTGTTCTTGATGGTGGCGGAATGATTATTGATAATCCGGGCATGAGGGAGATCGGCTTGGCTGATGCAAAAGATGGTGTTAGTAGTGTATTTTCTGAAATTGAACAACTGAGCAAAGGTTGTAGATTTATTGATTGCACACATCAGCACGAACCAGGATGTAGAGTCCTTGCTGCCGTAGAATCTGGAGAGTTAAGTGATGAAAAATATGACAGCTATATCAAACTTAAAAAAGAATCTGACTACTATGATATGACAAGCTTAGAAAAAAGACGGAAAGATAAGAGTTTTGGAAAAATGGTAAAAACCGCAATGAAGCAGATAAAAAAACTAAAATAA